A window of the Actinomycetota bacterium genome harbors these coding sequences:
- a CDS encoding antitoxin, whose protein sequence is MKLSVSLSKEDVEFLETYAQAQGLPSRSAVLHKAISVLKSSVLGPAYDQAWQEWRDDESGEVWDTAIGDGLANDAAR, encoded by the coding sequence TTGAAACTGAGCGTCAGCCTTTCCAAAGAGGACGTCGAGTTCCTCGAAACCTATGCTCAGGCACAGGGCCTTCCGTCACGTTCCGCCGTGTTGCATAAGGCGATTTCCGTACTCAAGTCCAGCGTCCTTGGTCCGGCATACGATCAAGCTTGGCAGGAGTGGCGGGATGACGAATCGGGTGAAGTCTGGGATACCGCCATTGGGGACGGTCTTGCAAATGATGCGGCGCGGTGA
- a CDS encoding type II toxin-antitoxin system PemK/MazF family toxin — protein sequence MRRGEIRWVDMNPSKGSEASKRRPAVLVSNDAANSTASRLGRGVVTIVPITSNVERIYPFQVHLNAGPCGLSTDSKAQAEQVRSVSVERVGSVLGTVPPQLMQKVDDALRLHLAL from the coding sequence ATGCGGCGCGGTGAAATACGGTGGGTCGACATGAATCCCTCGAAGGGCTCTGAAGCGTCAAAGCGGCGACCAGCGGTTCTCGTAAGCAACGACGCTGCCAACTCGACGGCGAGTCGCCTGGGCCGGGGGGTCGTCACGATCGTTCCGATCACTTCCAACGTCGAGCGGATCTACCCGTTCCAGGTCCACCTCAATGCTGGCCCGTGCGGTCTATCCACTGATTCCAAGGCTCAGGCGGAGCAGGTTCGCAGCGTGTCGGTTGAACGGGTTGGGTCGGTTCTTGGAACCGTCCCTCCACAGTTGATGCAGAAGGTCGACGATGCCCTGAGGCTCCACCTGGCTCTGTAG
- a CDS encoding ubiquinol-cytochrome c reductase cytochrome b subunit, whose translation MIVQKAVRFLDERLRITGFSKKTLRRIFPDHWSFLLGEIALYLFLILIGTGIFLTFFFSPSAREVIYSGPYTPLRGVHMSQAYESLLEISFEVRSGLVMRQIHHWSALMFMAVLVVHMLRVFFTGAFRKPRELNWIIGLTLLTLGLLAGFSGYSLPDDLLSGTGLRIAYSVALSIPVVGTWLAFLVFGGEFPFGNILSRLYVIHILIIPGAIGLLLGLHLAMVWRQKHTQFPGPMRTEQNIVGTRMWPTYAVKAGALFFLTGATVTLLAGLFQINPVWIYGPFDPARVSAGAQPDWYLGWLEGALRLMPPWEVRAFGFTIPNPFFPGLLIPGLTFNILYAWPWIEAKFTKDRQPHNLLNRPRDVPVRTALGVAGLSFYAVLFVAGGNDVIAGLFNLPLERVTQGLQVMAFVFPLVAGIATYKICKELKGRAPRTGDEHGHVIVRTADGSYETAEPEKV comes from the coding sequence ATGATCGTCCAAAAGGCGGTCCGGTTCCTGGACGAACGGCTGCGGATCACCGGGTTCTCGAAGAAGACGCTGCGGCGGATCTTCCCCGACCACTGGTCGTTCCTTCTGGGCGAGATCGCGCTCTACCTGTTCCTGATCCTTATCGGGACCGGCATCTTCCTGACGTTCTTCTTCTCGCCCTCGGCCCGGGAGGTCATCTACAGCGGGCCCTATACGCCGCTTCGGGGCGTCCACATGTCGCAGGCGTACGAGTCGCTCCTCGAGATCAGCTTCGAGGTCCGATCCGGCCTGGTCATGCGCCAGATCCACCACTGGTCGGCTCTCATGTTCATGGCGGTCCTGGTGGTGCACATGCTGCGGGTGTTCTTCACCGGCGCATTCCGCAAGCCCCGGGAGCTGAACTGGATCATCGGTCTGACCCTGCTGACCCTCGGCCTGCTTGCCGGGTTCAGCGGCTACAGCCTGCCCGACGACCTGCTCAGTGGGACCGGCCTGCGCATCGCGTACTCGGTGGCCCTTTCGATCCCGGTCGTGGGGACCTGGCTGGCGTTCCTGGTGTTCGGGGGAGAGTTCCCGTTCGGCAACATACTCTCCAGGCTCTACGTCATCCACATCCTGATCATCCCAGGGGCGATCGGCCTGTTGCTGGGACTGCACCTGGCGATGGTGTGGCGGCAGAAGCACACCCAGTTCCCGGGACCGATGCGAACCGAGCAGAATATCGTCGGCACCCGGATGTGGCCGACCTACGCGGTCAAGGCCGGAGCGCTGTTCTTCCTGACCGGGGCGACGGTGACCCTGCTGGCCGGGTTGTTCCAGATCAACCCGGTGTGGATCTACGGTCCGTTCGACCCCGCTCGGGTGAGCGCCGGGGCCCAGCCCGACTGGTACCTCGGATGGCTGGAGGGGGCGCTCAGGCTGATGCCGCCGTGGGAGGTGAGGGCGTTCGGGTTCACCATCCCGAACCCGTTCTTCCCGGGACTGCTGATCCCCGGCCTGACATTCAACATCCTGTACGCCTGGCCGTGGATCGAGGCGAAGTTCACCAAGGACAGGCAGCCGCACAACCTGTTGAACCGGCCGCGGGACGTGCCCGTCCGGACGGCGCTGGGTGTGGCGGGCCTGTCGTTCTACGCGGTGCTTTTCGTCGCCGGAGGCAACGACGTCATAGCCGGCCTGTTCAACCTGCCGCTGGAGAGGGTCACGCAGGGCCTGCAGGTCATGGCATTCGTCTTCCCGCTGGTGGCCGGCATCGCCACCTACAAGATCTGCAAGGAGCTGAAGGGACGGGCCCCGAGGACCGGCGACGAGCACGGCCACGTCATCGTGCGGACCGCCGACGGCTCATACGAGACGGCGGAGCCGGAGAAGGTCTGA
- a CDS encoding c-type cytochrome: MRAARRVTALVFSGAILLTSLAGVASAATPDPDEVEEGRALFENACSSCHGAGGVGTNLGPAVTDSGAAGAHFMLSTGRMPLDDPRRQPVRKPAAFDEEQIGQISSYVASLGNGPEIPDVDVDDGDLVLGQQLYSENCGACHSSAGAGGAVGAGLEAPSLSHSTPVEVVEAMRIGPGAMPVFQEQTLSEKDANSIARYLDYLRDVPDPGGLGMRRIGPIAEGAVAWLVGIGLFVLICRFVGEKE, from the coding sequence ATGAGGGCCGCTCGACGGGTGACGGCTCTGGTGTTTTCCGGAGCGATCTTGTTAACCAGCCTTGCCGGCGTGGCCTCGGCGGCGACACCCGACCCGGACGAGGTCGAGGAGGGCCGGGCCCTGTTCGAGAACGCATGCTCAAGCTGCCACGGCGCAGGGGGCGTCGGAACCAACCTCGGTCCGGCGGTCACCGACTCCGGGGCCGCCGGCGCACACTTCATGCTCTCCACCGGCCGTATGCCGCTGGACGACCCACGACGCCAGCCGGTGCGCAAGCCGGCGGCTTTCGACGAGGAGCAGATCGGGCAGATCTCCAGCTACGTCGCCTCCCTGGGGAACGGTCCGGAGATCCCGGACGTGGACGTTGACGACGGCGACCTAGTCCTCGGCCAGCAGCTCTACTCCGAGAACTGCGGGGCCTGCCACAGCTCGGCGGGCGCCGGCGGGGCGGTCGGAGCCGGCCTTGAAGCCCCGTCGCTCAGCCACTCGACGCCGGTGGAGGTCGTCGAGGCCATGAGAATCGGGCCCGGCGCCATGCCGGTGTTCCAGGAGCAGACCCTCAGCGAGAAGGATGCCAACTCCATCGCCCGCTATCTGGACTATCTTCGTGATGTGCCCGATCCGGGCGGACTCGGGATGCGGCGTATCGGACCCATCGCCGAGGGCGCGGTGGCGTGGCTGGTGGGCATCGGGTTGTTTGTGTTGATCTGCCGGTTTGTCGGAGAAAAAGAGTGA
- a CDS encoding Rieske 2Fe-2S domain-containing protein codes for MNETSREEVRAVRRIALAFGLSTLAGLALAVVYILGGNVQAEGILLALALGGLGYGLAEWAGKLMSKGPEVGDYEDAPPPGDEDEVAEVVAEGWEESFGRRKFLFRMLGAAAGAMGLALVFPIRSLGPSPGTSLLRTAWRKGSRLVREDGQLVRATDLAVEGVLTVFPEGQTDQADSQTVLIRVDPAQLSSQEGTAEGLIAYSKICTHAGCPVGLYRVATHDLFCPCHQSTFDVLDGAKPIAGPATRPLPQLPIEVDDEGYIVATDDFPEPVGPAFWNMNR; via the coding sequence GTGAACGAGACGAGCAGGGAAGAGGTCCGGGCGGTACGGCGGATTGCGCTGGCGTTCGGCCTGAGCACGCTGGCCGGCCTGGCCCTGGCGGTGGTCTACATCCTCGGCGGAAACGTGCAGGCGGAGGGGATCCTGCTCGCCCTCGCGCTCGGCGGCCTGGGCTACGGCCTGGCCGAGTGGGCGGGGAAGCTTATGTCCAAGGGCCCCGAGGTCGGCGACTACGAGGACGCCCCGCCCCCAGGCGACGAGGACGAGGTAGCCGAGGTGGTCGCCGAGGGCTGGGAGGAGTCGTTCGGGCGCCGCAAGTTCCTGTTTCGGATGCTGGGCGCAGCCGCCGGGGCGATGGGCCTGGCGCTGGTCTTCCCGATCCGCTCGCTGGGGCCGAGCCCGGGCACCTCGCTACTGCGCACGGCCTGGCGCAAAGGGAGCCGCCTGGTCCGTGAGGACGGCCAGCTGGTCAGGGCCACCGACCTGGCGGTCGAGGGCGTTCTGACGGTGTTCCCCGAGGGGCAGACCGACCAGGCGGACTCGCAAACCGTCCTGATCCGGGTCGACCCGGCCCAGCTTTCATCGCAGGAGGGGACGGCCGAAGGCCTGATCGCGTACTCCAAGATCTGCACCCACGCAGGGTGCCCCGTCGGCCTCTACCGGGTGGCCACCCACGACCTGTTCTGCCCCTGCCACCAGTCGACCTTCGACGTCCTGGACGGCGCCAAGCCGATCGCCGGCCCGGCGACCCGTCCGCTGCCCCAACTGCCGATCGAGGTCGACGACGAGGGCTACATCGTGGCCACCGACGACTTTCCCGAGCCGGTCGGCCCGGCCTTTTGGAACATGAACCGATGA
- a CDS encoding cytochrome c oxidase subunit 3 → MSSAEAVDHAPTRPRLTTAGMVIWLGSEVMFFGGLFAAYFTLKANTKPWPGEGVHLEPTLGTIFTLVLVASSLTIYLAERSAVRNDLNGVVRWVMVTLVLGGLFIANQAFEWSNLEFEMSDHAFGSLFYLMTGFHGLHVLGGLAAMALMLAFMRRSGRVEHGPLEAISYYWHFVDVVWILLFVTLFFVQ, encoded by the coding sequence TTGAGTTCCGCCGAAGCTGTCGACCACGCACCCACCAGGCCCAGGCTGACCACAGCCGGGATGGTGATCTGGCTCGGGTCGGAGGTCATGTTCTTCGGCGGCCTGTTCGCCGCCTACTTCACCCTCAAGGCCAACACGAAGCCCTGGCCGGGGGAGGGCGTCCACCTCGAACCCACCCTCGGGACGATCTTCACGCTGGTCCTCGTCGCATCCAGCCTCACCATCTACCTGGCGGAACGTTCCGCGGTCCGCAACGACCTGAACGGCGTCGTCCGTTGGGTCATGGTCACCCTGGTCCTCGGCGGGCTGTTCATCGCCAACCAGGCGTTCGAGTGGTCCAACCTCGAGTTCGAGATGTCCGACCACGCCTTCGGCTCACTCTTCTACCTGATGACCGGCTTCCACGGCCTGCACGTGCTGGGCGGCCTGGCTGCTATGGCGCTGATGCTGGCGTTCATGCGCCGCTCGGGCCGGGTCGAGCACGGACCGCTGGAGGCAATCTCCTACTACTGGCACTTCGTCGACGTGGTGTGGATCCTGCTCTTCGTTACCCTCTTCTTCGTCCAATGA
- a CDS encoding LCP family protein, with translation MTYPPFEPRDPRFDQTAVLYPDRPDLYPPGPPPPPLPPYRRRRNWGRRVVTGITILLLVALVAVTAGGFYLQSRLKDVRRVTPAGLTPASGRAMTVLMVGSDSRTGLEPGQESFGTIAGQRSDAIMLLRVDPSVDQATVLSIPRDLYLPIAGTGKSNRINTAYAGGPDRLIQTITAGLGIPIDHYVEVNFDGFRGIVDAIGGLNINFPAPARDILAELNVPTAGCVHLDGRQGLAYVRSRHYEFLENGRWKTDPTSDFGRINRQQDFIRRMIKKAISAGARNPFTANKLLNSFVEEVVLDSEMGTTDLLRLGMSFRSLGDGGIEMLTIPTVGARVGGSSVLKMKEPDASGMIDRFLNPPPKVEAPEAEALSPGDVKIQVLNGSGRPGEAGATLTKLGKIGFVGAGTSDAPARTNSLIRHAKGAGAKAALLQGYVVGASEIQEDVSVKGSDVVLVTGKSFGGIRTTPEAPAAAAAPPDPAAECLA, from the coding sequence GTGACGTACCCGCCCTTCGAGCCCCGCGACCCCAGGTTCGACCAGACTGCGGTCCTCTACCCCGACCGGCCGGACCTGTACCCCCCGGGCCCGCCTCCCCCGCCCCTGCCCCCGTACCGCCGCCGCCGCAACTGGGGCCGCCGGGTCGTGACGGGCATTACCATCCTGCTGCTGGTTGCTCTGGTCGCCGTGACGGCCGGCGGGTTCTACTTACAGTCCCGCCTCAAGGACGTACGTCGCGTGACCCCCGCCGGCCTGACACCGGCCTCGGGCAGGGCGATGACGGTGCTGATGGTCGGGTCCGACAGCCGCACCGGCCTGGAGCCCGGGCAGGAAAGCTTCGGCACGATCGCCGGGCAGCGCAGCGACGCGATCATGCTGCTTAGGGTCGACCCGTCGGTCGACCAGGCCACCGTGCTCTCCATTCCCCGGGACCTCTACCTGCCGATCGCTGGGACCGGCAAGAGCAACCGCATCAACACCGCCTACGCCGGGGGACCGGACCGGCTGATCCAGACCATCACCGCAGGGCTCGGAATCCCCATCGACCACTACGTCGAGGTCAACTTCGACGGGTTCCGGGGCATCGTCGACGCGATCGGCGGCCTCAACATCAACTTCCCGGCGCCGGCGCGGGACATCCTCGCCGAGCTGAACGTCCCCACCGCCGGCTGCGTTCACCTCGACGGCAGGCAGGGGCTTGCCTACGTGCGAAGCCGGCACTACGAGTTCCTCGAGAACGGCAGGTGGAAGACCGACCCCACAAGCGACTTCGGGCGCATCAACCGCCAGCAGGACTTCATCCGCCGGATGATCAAAAAGGCGATCTCCGCGGGAGCCCGCAACCCGTTCACCGCCAACAAGCTGCTGAACTCCTTCGTCGAGGAGGTGGTCCTGGACAGCGAGATGGGGACCACCGACCTCCTCCGCCTGGGCATGAGCTTCCGCTCGCTGGGGGACGGCGGCATCGAGATGCTGACCATCCCAACCGTGGGCGCCCGGGTGGGCGGGTCGTCGGTGCTCAAGATGAAGGAGCCCGATGCATCAGGCATGATCGACAGGTTCCTGAACCCGCCGCCCAAGGTCGAGGCGCCGGAGGCGGAGGCACTGAGTCCGGGCGACGTGAAGATCCAGGTCCTGAACGGCTCCGGCCGGCCGGGCGAAGCGGGCGCCACGCTGACCAAGCTGGGCAAGATCGGATTCGTGGGGGCCGGCACCAGCGACGCGCCGGCCCGCACCAACAGCCTCATCCGGCACGCCAAAGGGGCGGGGGCCAAGGCGGCGCTGCTCCAGGGATACGTGGTCGGAGCGAGCGAGATTCAGGAGGACGTGTCGGTTAAAGGAAGTGATGTGGTGCTGGTGACCGGCAAGAGCTTCGGCGGCATCCGCACCACACCCGAGGCGCCGGCAGCCGCTGCTGCGCCTCCCGACCCGGCTGCGGAGTGCCTGGCGTAG
- a CDS encoding DEAD/DEAH box helicase: MGLTEQLGAIVPSTIRERGRELHHRGAVHIYRANDLEVRAYVMGSRMYPVDISSEDGELRVECGCPYFEGDAGICKHLWAAFLAADAAGYLSTETALDTDDLGDLELGDEDLARTLETFRQQTPPGPRYDAWATQLRAIQAAQDRLSTGKVTKQREIFYLVDVNSTVTANQLTVDIVYREARKDGSWTAPKPFSIAAAKIAALKNGQDRQVLSMILGTADPWSSSHGYYGYSRDRSIPGTGVTIPASMTDVVIPLICRTGRGRLLTVLADEPVTLTLDEGPRWELWIEMKGGSEEDGFRVQGSLRRGEETMPLTEPALLLPGGFVLGRDGVVAGFEDFGAFSWVPLLRRQGAILVPPGQADEFLKQLVKMPRVPKVKIPPDLEYAEVQGTPIPYLQIKRQPKNAWSSKQDLVVTLSFEYEGEVISGRDAVRGVLKRDPRRLILRDREAEEAAGITLKELGVKPNSRGELQLTARNMPGTVRSLTQLGWRVEAEGNLYRTAGLSQANISSGIDWFELQGQVTFGDQVATLPQLLAAVRRGEDFIRLGDGSIGLVPEEWIERFATVAGLGTIEGDGLRFKLTQASLLDALLAAQPDIEVDRVFGRMRDRLRSFDGVVALHEPPGFQGELREYQREGLGWFGFLQEFGFGGCLADDMGLGKTVQVLALLEARREMRETGSLTAGPSLIVVPRSLVFNWQAEAQRFAPKLRILNHTGARLAPGSHFEEYDVILTTYGTLRRDAALLTEVQFDYAILDEAQAIKNATTASAKAARLLKADHRLALSGTPIENHLGELWSLFEFLNPGMLGAAKVFANMVSDRTLDSGGKKALARALRPFILRRTKEQVAKDLPLKTEQTQFCELDGPQRKQYDELRDHYRRDLLERVDREGMAKSKMFVLEALLRLRQAACHPGLIDPSRAGESSAKLDVLLPQLMEVAEEGHKAIVFSQFTKMLGIVRPKLDEEKIVYEYLDGRTRDRQARVERFQNDPDCKLFLISLKAGGLGLNLTAAEYVFLLDPWWNPAVEAQAIDRAHRIGQVNPVFAYRLIAKDTVEEKVLQLQDSKRALADAIIGADNSLIRQIGREDLELLLS; encoded by the coding sequence ATGGGTCTGACCGAACAGCTCGGCGCCATCGTCCCATCGACCATCCGGGAGCGGGGCCGGGAGCTCCACCACCGCGGGGCGGTTCACATCTACCGGGCGAACGACCTGGAGGTCAGGGCCTACGTGATGGGAAGCCGGATGTACCCGGTCGACATCTCCAGCGAGGACGGCGAGCTCCGCGTCGAGTGCGGCTGCCCCTACTTCGAGGGCGACGCCGGCATCTGCAAGCACCTGTGGGCCGCCTTCCTGGCCGCCGACGCCGCCGGCTACCTGTCGACCGAGACAGCTCTGGACACCGACGACCTGGGGGACCTGGAGCTGGGCGACGAGGACCTCGCCCGCACGCTGGAGACCTTCCGACAACAGACGCCTCCCGGCCCCCGCTACGACGCCTGGGCGACCCAGCTCCGGGCGATCCAGGCGGCGCAGGACCGGCTGTCCACCGGCAAGGTCACCAAACAGCGGGAGATCTTCTACCTGGTCGACGTGAACAGCACAGTCACCGCCAACCAGCTGACCGTCGACATCGTCTACCGGGAGGCCCGCAAGGACGGCTCCTGGACCGCCCCGAAGCCGTTCTCCATCGCCGCCGCCAAAATCGCCGCCCTCAAGAACGGCCAGGACCGGCAGGTCCTGTCGATGATTCTCGGCACCGCCGACCCCTGGTCAAGCAGCCACGGCTACTACGGCTACAGCCGCGACCGCTCGATTCCGGGGACCGGGGTCACGATCCCCGCGTCGATGACCGACGTGGTGATCCCCCTCATTTGCAGAACCGGCCGGGGCCGCCTGCTGACCGTCCTGGCGGACGAGCCGGTGACGCTGACCCTGGACGAGGGGCCCCGCTGGGAGCTGTGGATCGAGATGAAGGGCGGGTCTGAGGAGGACGGCTTCCGGGTGCAGGGGTCGCTCCGGCGCGGGGAGGAGACCATGCCGCTCACCGAGCCGGCCCTGCTGCTCCCCGGCGGGTTCGTGCTCGGCCGGGACGGCGTGGTCGCCGGGTTCGAGGACTTCGGGGCGTTCAGCTGGGTCCCCCTCCTGCGCCGCCAGGGAGCGATCCTGGTGCCGCCCGGCCAGGCCGACGAGTTCTTGAAGCAGCTGGTCAAGATGCCGCGGGTGCCTAAGGTCAAGATCCCGCCCGACCTGGAGTACGCCGAAGTCCAGGGCACCCCGATCCCCTACCTACAGATCAAGCGGCAACCCAAGAACGCCTGGTCGAGCAAGCAGGATCTCGTGGTGACCCTGAGCTTCGAGTACGAAGGCGAGGTCATCTCCGGCCGGGACGCCGTCCGGGGGGTGCTGAAGCGCGACCCCAGGCGGCTGATCCTCCGGGACCGGGAGGCGGAGGAGGCTGCCGGCATCACCCTGAAGGAGCTGGGCGTAAAGCCCAACTCCCGCGGCGAGCTGCAGTTGACCGCCCGGAACATGCCCGGCACCGTCAGATCCCTGACCCAACTCGGCTGGCGGGTGGAGGCCGAAGGCAACCTGTACCGCACCGCCGGCCTGTCGCAGGCGAACATCAGCTCCGGCATCGACTGGTTCGAGCTCCAGGGGCAGGTCACCTTCGGCGACCAGGTCGCAACCCTGCCCCAGCTGCTCGCGGCCGTCCGGCGGGGAGAGGACTTCATCCGGCTGGGCGACGGGTCGATCGGACTGGTTCCGGAGGAGTGGATCGAGCGGTTCGCCACGGTGGCCGGCCTCGGCACCATCGAAGGCGACGGCCTGCGTTTCAAGCTCACCCAGGCCAGCCTGCTGGATGCGCTGCTGGCCGCCCAGCCCGACATCGAGGTCGATCGGGTCTTCGGCCGGATGCGGGACCGCCTGCGCTCGTTCGACGGGGTCGTGGCGCTGCACGAACCGCCCGGGTTCCAGGGGGAGCTGCGCGAGTACCAGCGGGAGGGACTGGGCTGGTTCGGCTTCCTGCAGGAGTTCGGGTTCGGCGGCTGCCTGGCCGACGACATGGGCCTCGGTAAGACGGTGCAGGTGCTCGCTCTGCTGGAGGCCCGCCGGGAGATGCGAGAGACCGGCTCCCTGACCGCCGGCCCCTCGCTGATCGTCGTGCCCCGGTCGCTGGTCTTCAACTGGCAGGCCGAGGCCCAGCGGTTCGCCCCCAAGCTTCGGATCCTCAACCACACCGGCGCCCGGCTGGCGCCCGGGTCGCACTTCGAGGAGTACGACGTGATCCTCACCACCTACGGCACCCTGCGCCGGGACGCCGCCCTGCTAACCGAGGTCCAATTCGACTACGCCATCCTGGACGAGGCACAGGCGATCAAGAATGCCACCACCGCCTCCGCCAAGGCCGCCCGTCTGCTGAAGGCCGACCACCGGCTGGCCCTCAGCGGCACGCCTATCGAGAACCACCTCGGCGAGCTGTGGAGCCTCTTCGAATTCTTGAATCCGGGCATGCTGGGTGCTGCGAAGGTCTTCGCAAACATGGTCTCCGACCGCACGCTCGACTCCGGCGGCAAAAAGGCCCTGGCCCGGGCGCTGCGGCCGTTCATCCTGCGCCGCACCAAGGAGCAGGTGGCCAAGGACCTACCCCTGAAGACCGAGCAGACCCAGTTCTGCGAGCTGGACGGGCCGCAGCGCAAGCAGTACGACGAGCTGCGTGACCACTACCGGAGGGATCTGTTGGAGCGGGTCGACCGCGAGGGGATGGCCAAGTCGAAGATGTTCGTCCTCGAGGCTCTCCTTCGGCTGCGCCAGGCGGCCTGCCACCCGGGGCTGATCGACCCCAGCCGGGCAGGCGAGTCCAGCGCCAAGCTCGACGTGCTCCTGCCGCAGCTGATGGAGGTCGCCGAGGAGGGGCACAAGGCGATCGTCTTCTCCCAGTTCACCAAGATGCTCGGCATCGTCCGGCCGAAGCTGGACGAGGAGAAGATCGTCTACGAGTACCTGGACGGCCGGACCCGTGACCGCCAGGCGCGGGTCGAGCGGTTCCAGAACGACCCGGACTGCAAGTTGTTTCTGATCAGCCTGAAGGCGGGCGGCCTGGGGCTGAACCTCACCGCCGCCGAGTACGTCTTCCTGCTGGACCCCTGGTGGAACCCGGCCGTCGAGGCGCAGGCCATCGACCGGGCGCACCGTATCGGCCAGGTGAACCCGGTCTTCGCCTACCGGCTGATCGCCAAGGACACCGTGGAGGAGAAGGTGCTGCAGCTGCAGGACTCCAAACGGGCCCTGGCCGATGCGATCATCGGCGCCGACAACAGCCTGATCCGGCAGATCGGCCGGGAGGACCTGGAGCTGCTGCTCTCTTAG
- a CDS encoding MerR family transcriptional regulator: MSVHDRRWSIGEMARDAGLTVRTLRHYDQIGLLAARERTDSGHRRYSENDLWRLLRIRALRRLGLSLEDVRRVLEAPADDPEALQGVLRAELDRMESKAVELAGTIAEVRKLLNRMDGRRAGPDLLLKSMEVHTMLEGYFTDEQKQRIVDRRESLGTEKDAGLRAEWVALFKDLNEKLQAGTPAADAEVQAMSARWDEIGTSFTGRDPDLLESAARLWSEKKEAVSAHVGGAMGFDPRRLTAVVTYVEEARAIRAGRSG, encoded by the coding sequence ATGAGCGTGCACGATCGGCGTTGGAGCATCGGCGAGATGGCCCGGGACGCCGGGCTGACGGTTCGAACGCTACGACACTACGACCAAATTGGTCTGCTGGCGGCACGGGAGAGAACCGATTCCGGCCACCGCCGCTACTCGGAGAACGACCTGTGGCGGCTGCTTCGAATCCGGGCGCTCCGGCGCCTGGGGCTGTCGCTGGAGGACGTAAGACGGGTGCTCGAGGCCCCGGCCGATGACCCTGAAGCGCTTCAGGGAGTGCTGCGGGCGGAGCTCGACCGGATGGAGTCGAAGGCCGTGGAGCTGGCCGGCACGATCGCCGAGGTACGCAAGCTGCTGAACCGGATGGACGGCCGCAGGGCCGGACCGGACCTGCTACTCAAAAGCATGGAGGTACACACGATGCTGGAGGGATACTTCACCGACGAACAAAAGCAGAGGATCGTCGACCGGCGCGAGAGCCTGGGAACCGAAAAGGACGCCGGCCTCAGGGCCGAGTGGGTGGCCCTGTTCAAGGACCTGAACGAAAAGCTTCAGGCAGGCACCCCGGCGGCGGACGCCGAGGTCCAGGCAATGTCGGCCCGGTGGGACGAGATCGGCACGAGCTTCACCGGCCGGGACCCGGACCTGCTGGAGTCCGCCGCCCGGCTCTGGAGTGAAAAAAAGGAGGCCGTAAGCGCTCACGTCGGTGGAGCGATGGGGTTCGACCCCCGGCGGCTGACGGCGGTTGTCACCTACGTGGAGGAGGCCCGGGCAATCCGGGCCGGTCGGTCCGGGTAG